A DNA window from Burkholderia sp. HI2500 contains the following coding sequences:
- a CDS encoding phosphatidylglycerophosphatase A family protein, whose product MQTDPTPAHTAAEPGAASGGNAPRRATARFMLSHPVHIVSLGFGSGLAPIMPGTFGSLFGWLTFVVLNRYLTVPEWWALIAAGFVAGTWLTGFTATKMGSADPGAVVWDEIVAIWLVMLFVTPATFVGQLWAFVAFRFFDMLKPPPIRYVERRLKGGLGIMVDDLVAAFMTLLVIALWRSVVG is encoded by the coding sequence ATGCAGACTGACCCGACGCCCGCGCACACCGCGGCCGAGCCCGGCGCCGCATCCGGCGGCAACGCGCCGCGCCGCGCGACCGCGCGCTTCATGCTGTCGCACCCGGTGCACATCGTGTCGCTCGGCTTCGGCAGCGGGCTCGCGCCGATCATGCCCGGCACGTTCGGCTCGCTGTTCGGCTGGCTGACGTTCGTCGTGCTCAACCGCTACCTGACGGTGCCCGAATGGTGGGCGCTGATCGCGGCCGGCTTCGTGGCCGGCACATGGCTCACCGGTTTCACCGCGACGAAGATGGGTTCGGCCGATCCGGGCGCCGTCGTCTGGGACGAGATCGTCGCGATCTGGCTCGTGATGCTGTTCGTCACGCCCGCGACCTTCGTCGGCCAGCTGTGGGCGTTCGTCGCGTTCCGCTTCTTCGACATGCTCAAGCCGCCGCCGATCCGCTATGTCGAGCGCCGCCTGAAAGGCGGGCTCGGCATCATGGTCGACGACCTGGTCGCCGCGTTCATGACGCTGCTCGTGATCGCCCTGTGGCGCTCCGTCGTCGGCTGA
- the pyrF gene encoding orotidine-5'-phosphate decarboxylase, whose protein sequence is MSSPLTFIESLRAAWQRTNSLLCVGLDPEPSRFPVQFDGQPDAIFEFCRQIVDATAQYASAFKPQIAYFAAHRAEDQLERLIAHIHLQHPGLPVILDAKRGDIGSTAEQYAREAFERYRADAVTVNPYMGYDSVEPYFEHEGKGVIVLCRTSNPGGSDLQFLDTNGRPLYQVVADLAANKWNARNGQLGLVVGATFPKEIEIVRGIVGDMPLLIPGIGAQGGDVQATVNAGRTADGTGMMINSSRAILYASKGEDFAEAAALAAQKTRDTINAHR, encoded by the coding sequence ATGTCTTCCCCGCTTACTTTCATCGAATCGCTGCGCGCCGCGTGGCAGCGCACCAATTCGCTGCTGTGCGTCGGCCTCGATCCCGAGCCGTCGCGCTTTCCCGTGCAGTTCGACGGCCAGCCCGATGCGATCTTCGAATTCTGCCGGCAGATCGTCGACGCAACCGCGCAATACGCGAGCGCGTTCAAGCCGCAGATCGCCTACTTCGCCGCGCATCGCGCGGAAGACCAGCTCGAGCGGCTGATCGCGCACATCCACCTCCAGCATCCGGGCCTGCCGGTGATCCTCGACGCGAAGCGCGGCGACATCGGCAGCACGGCCGAGCAGTACGCGCGCGAAGCGTTCGAGCGCTACCGCGCGGACGCCGTCACGGTGAACCCGTACATGGGCTACGACTCGGTCGAGCCGTACTTCGAGCACGAAGGCAAGGGCGTGATCGTGCTGTGCCGCACGTCGAACCCGGGCGGCTCCGACCTGCAGTTCCTCGACACCAACGGCCGGCCGCTGTACCAGGTCGTCGCCGACCTCGCGGCGAACAAGTGGAACGCGAGGAACGGCCAGCTCGGCCTCGTGGTCGGCGCGACGTTCCCGAAGGAAATCGAGATCGTGCGCGGGATCGTCGGCGACATGCCGCTGCTGATTCCCGGCATCGGCGCGCAGGGCGGCGACGTGCAGGCGACCGTCAACGCGGGCCGCACGGCCGACGGCACCGGCATGATGATCAACTCGTCGCGCGCGATCCTGTACGCGAGCAAGGGCGAGGATTTCGCCGAAGCCGCGGCGCTCGCCGCGCAGAAGACGCGCGACACGATCAACGCGCATCGTTGA
- the thiL gene encoding thiamine-phosphate kinase yields MPAALSEFSLIERFFTRRAAQGARASTLGIGDDCALITPRSGKLLAISTDMLVEGRHFFPDVAPDALGHKTLAVNLSDLAAMGAEPRAFTLACALPRADAAWLEAFSNGLFALAERYRCELIGGDTTSGPLNLCVTVFGEVAPDAVLRRDAARDGDDVWVSGTLGDARAGLGVARGEWTAGANEAAAFRRALEYPEPRIALGLALAGVAHAALDLSDGLAGDLQHILARSNVRAEIDADAVPRSAALATLPPDVQRRCTLAGGDDYELCFTAPAAARAAVEAAGVTAGVAVTRIGTIRALFAPSEPPAIAWRDAAGAPLALTLHGFDHFHAD; encoded by the coding sequence GTGCCAGCCGCCCTCTCCGAGTTTTCGCTGATCGAACGCTTCTTCACGCGCCGCGCCGCGCAGGGCGCCCGTGCGTCGACGCTCGGCATCGGCGACGACTGCGCGTTGATCACGCCCCGATCCGGGAAATTGCTGGCCATTTCGACGGACATGCTGGTGGAAGGCCGCCACTTCTTCCCCGACGTCGCGCCCGACGCGCTCGGCCACAAGACGCTCGCGGTCAACCTGTCCGACCTCGCGGCGATGGGCGCCGAGCCGCGCGCGTTCACGCTCGCGTGCGCGCTGCCGCGTGCCGACGCCGCGTGGCTGGAAGCGTTCAGCAACGGGCTGTTCGCGCTCGCCGAGCGCTACCGCTGCGAGCTGATCGGCGGCGACACGACGAGCGGCCCGCTGAACCTGTGCGTGACCGTGTTCGGCGAAGTCGCGCCCGACGCGGTGCTGCGGCGTGACGCCGCGCGCGACGGCGACGATGTCTGGGTGTCCGGCACGCTAGGCGATGCGCGCGCCGGCCTCGGCGTCGCGCGCGGCGAATGGACGGCCGGCGCGAACGAAGCGGCCGCGTTCCGGCGCGCGCTCGAGTACCCCGAACCGCGCATCGCGCTCGGCCTCGCGCTCGCGGGCGTCGCGCACGCGGCGCTCGATCTCTCGGACGGCCTCGCCGGCGACCTGCAGCACATCCTGGCCCGCTCGAACGTGCGCGCCGAGATCGATGCCGACGCGGTGCCGCGCTCGGCCGCGCTCGCGACGCTGCCGCCCGACGTGCAGCGCCGCTGCACGCTGGCCGGCGGCGACGACTACGAACTGTGCTTCACCGCGCCGGCGGCAGCCCGCGCGGCGGTCGAGGCGGCCGGCGTAACGGCCGGCGTGGCGGTCACCCGAATCGGTACAATACGCGCGTTGTTCGCACCGTCGGAGCCGCCCGCGATCGCGTGGCGCGACGCCGCCGGCGCGCCTCTCGCTCTCACGTTGCACGGCTTCGACCACTTCCATGCAGACTGA
- a CDS encoding NADP-dependent malic enzyme, with protein MPSKSHSNPPAKRHMSTQASSKAKLREAALDYHEFPTPGKIAIAPTKQMINQRDLALAYSPGVAYACEEIVENPLNAARFTARSNLVGVVTNGTAVLGLGNIGPLASKPVMEGKAVLFKKFAGIDVFDIELNESDPHKLVDVIAALEPTFGGINLEDIKAPDCFIVEREARKRMKIPVFHDDQHGTAIVVAAAVTNGLKVVNKDIKKVKLVASGAGAAALACLDLLVDIGLPLENIIVTDLAGVVYKGRTELMDPDKERFARETEARTLAEVIDGADIFLGLSAAGVLKQEMVKGMAERPLILALANPTPEILPELALEVRPDAVLATGRTDYPNQVNNVLCFPFIFRGALDVGATTITREMEIAAVNAIAELAQHEQSDIVATAYGIQDLSFGPEYLIPKPFDPRLIVKIAPAVAQAAMDGGVATRPIEDMDAYKQHLQQFVYHSGTTMKPIFQIARAAPEEKKRVVFAEGEEERVLRAVQIIVDEKLAKPILIGRPSVIEHRIQRYGLRLTPGTDFTVVNTEHDERYRDFWQTYYKMMARKGISEQLARVEMRRRTTLIGSMLVKKGEADGMICGTISTTHRHLHFIDQVIGKRPGCSVYAAMNGLVLPGRQIFLVDTHVNVDPTPEELAEITIMAAEEVRRFGIEPKVALLSHSNFGTSNAPSAKKMRDTLAILQERAPELKVDGEMHGDVALDAALRKEILPESTLEGEANLLILPNIDSANIAYNLLKTAAGNNIAIGPILLGAAQPVHVLTESATVRRIVNMAALLVADVNATR; from the coding sequence ATGCCGTCGAAGAGTCATTCTAATCCGCCCGCCAAGAGACACATGTCTACCCAAGCCTCCTCCAAAGCCAAACTCCGCGAAGCCGCGCTCGACTATCACGAATTCCCGACCCCCGGGAAAATCGCGATCGCCCCGACCAAGCAGATGATCAACCAGCGCGATCTCGCGCTCGCGTACTCGCCGGGTGTGGCGTACGCGTGCGAGGAGATCGTCGAGAATCCGCTCAACGCGGCGCGCTTCACCGCGCGCAGCAACCTGGTGGGCGTCGTCACGAACGGGACGGCGGTGCTCGGTCTCGGCAACATCGGCCCGCTCGCGTCGAAGCCGGTGATGGAAGGCAAGGCGGTGCTGTTCAAGAAGTTCGCGGGCATCGACGTGTTCGACATCGAGCTGAACGAGTCGGATCCGCACAAGCTGGTGGACGTGATCGCCGCGCTGGAGCCGACCTTCGGCGGGATCAACCTGGAAGACATCAAGGCGCCGGACTGCTTCATCGTCGAGCGCGAAGCGCGCAAGCGGATGAAGATCCCGGTGTTCCACGACGACCAGCACGGCACCGCGATCGTGGTGGCCGCGGCCGTCACGAACGGGCTGAAGGTCGTCAACAAGGACATCAAGAAGGTCAAGCTCGTCGCGTCCGGCGCGGGTGCGGCTGCGCTCGCGTGTCTCGACCTGCTGGTCGACATCGGCCTGCCGCTCGAGAACATCATCGTGACCGACCTGGCGGGCGTGGTCTACAAGGGCCGTACCGAGCTGATGGATCCGGACAAGGAGCGTTTCGCCCGCGAAACGGAAGCCCGGACGCTGGCCGAAGTGATCGACGGCGCGGACATCTTCCTCGGCCTGTCGGCTGCCGGCGTGCTCAAGCAGGAGATGGTGAAGGGCATGGCCGAGCGCCCGCTGATCCTCGCGCTCGCGAACCCGACGCCGGAAATCCTGCCGGAACTCGCACTCGAAGTGCGGCCGGACGCGGTGCTGGCCACGGGCCGCACCGATTACCCGAACCAGGTCAACAACGTCCTGTGCTTCCCGTTCATCTTCCGCGGCGCGCTCGACGTCGGCGCGACGACGATCACGCGTGAAATGGAGATCGCGGCCGTCAACGCGATCGCCGAGCTTGCGCAGCACGAGCAGAGCGACATCGTCGCGACCGCGTACGGCATCCAGGACCTGTCGTTCGGGCCCGAATACCTGATTCCGAAGCCGTTCGATCCGCGCCTGATCGTGAAGATCGCGCCGGCCGTCGCGCAGGCCGCGATGGACGGCGGCGTCGCGACGCGCCCGATCGAGGACATGGACGCGTACAAGCAGCACCTGCAACAGTTCGTGTATCACAGCGGCACGACGATGAAGCCGATCTTCCAGATCGCGCGCGCCGCGCCGGAAGAGAAGAAGCGCGTCGTGTTCGCGGAAGGCGAAGAAGAGCGCGTGTTGCGCGCCGTTCAGATCATCGTCGACGAAAAACTCGCGAAGCCGATCCTGATCGGCCGCCCGTCGGTGATCGAGCACCGTATCCAGCGCTACGGCCTGCGCCTGACGCCGGGTACCGACTTCACGGTCGTCAACACCGAGCACGACGAGCGCTACCGCGATTTCTGGCAGACGTACTACAAGATGATGGCGCGCAAGGGCATCAGCGAGCAGCTCGCGCGCGTCGAGATGCGCCGCCGCACGACACTGATCGGCTCGATGCTGGTGAAGAAGGGCGAAGCGGACGGGATGATCTGCGGCACGATCAGCACCACGCACCGCCACCTGCACTTCATCGACCAGGTGATCGGCAAGCGCCCGGGCTGCAGCGTGTACGCGGCAATGAACGGCCTCGTGCTGCCGGGCCGCCAGATTTTCCTCGTCGACACGCACGTGAACGTCGATCCGACCCCGGAAGAGCTGGCCGAGATCACCATCATGGCGGCGGAAGAAGTGCGCCGCTTCGGCATCGAGCCGAAGGTCGCGCTGCTGTCGCACTCGAATTTCGGCACGAGCAATGCCCCTTCTGCGAAGAAGATGCGCGATACGCTCGCGATCCTGCAGGAACGTGCGCCGGAGCTGAAGGTGGACGGCGAGATGCACGGCGACGTCGCGCTCGACGCGGCGCTGCGCAAGGAAATCCTGCCGGAATCGACGCTGGAAGGCGAAGCGAACCTGCTGATCCTGCCGAACATCGACTCCGCGAACATCGCGTACAACCTGCTGAAGACGGCCGCGGGCAACAACATCGCGATCGGGCCGATCCTGCTGGGCGCCGCGCAGCCGGTGCACGTGCTGACCGAATCGGCGACCGTTCGCCGCATCGTCAACATGGCGGCGCTGCTGGTCGCCGACGTGAACGCCACGCGCTGA
- a CDS encoding SDR family NAD(P)-dependent oxidoreductase yields the protein MTIDTSAHDPHTASHARYARYPSLEDRAVLITGGATGIGAAFVEHFAEQGARVAFVDLDAAAGAALAERLAHVRHAPLFLQCDLTDIDALRHAIDAIRARIGAIAVLVNNAANDTRHAIGDVTPESFDAGIAVNLRHQFFAAQAVIDDMKRQGGGAIVNLGSISWMLKNGGYPVYVMAKAAVQGLTRGLARDLGPFGIRVNSLVPGWVMTDKQRRLWLDDAGRAAIKAGQCLDAELLPADLARMALFLAADDSRMITAQDVIVDGGWA from the coding sequence ATGACCATCGACACTTCCGCGCACGACCCGCACACCGCGAGCCACGCGCGCTATGCACGCTACCCGAGCCTCGAGGATCGCGCGGTGCTGATCACGGGCGGCGCGACCGGCATCGGCGCGGCGTTCGTCGAACACTTCGCCGAGCAGGGCGCGCGCGTCGCGTTCGTCGACCTCGACGCGGCGGCCGGTGCCGCGCTCGCGGAACGCCTCGCGCACGTACGCCATGCGCCGCTGTTCCTCCAGTGCGACCTGACCGACATCGACGCGCTGCGCCATGCGATCGACGCGATCCGCGCGCGTATCGGTGCGATCGCGGTGCTCGTGAACAACGCGGCGAACGACACGCGCCACGCGATCGGCGACGTGACGCCCGAATCGTTCGACGCGGGCATCGCGGTGAACCTGCGTCACCAGTTCTTCGCCGCGCAGGCGGTGATCGACGACATGAAGCGGCAGGGCGGCGGCGCGATCGTCAATCTCGGCTCGATCAGCTGGATGCTGAAGAACGGCGGCTATCCCGTCTACGTGATGGCGAAGGCGGCCGTGCAGGGGCTGACGCGCGGCCTCGCGCGCGACCTCGGCCCGTTCGGCATCCGCGTGAATTCGCTGGTGCCCGGCTGGGTGATGACCGACAAGCAGCGCCGGCTGTGGCTCGACGACGCGGGCCGCGCGGCGATCAAGGCCGGCCAGTGCCTCGATGCCGAACTGCTGCCCGCCGATCTCGCGCGGATGGCGCTGTTCCTCGCGGCCGACGACAGCCGGATGATCACCGCGCAGGACGTGATCGTCGACGGCGGCTGGGCCTGA
- a CDS encoding aldose 1-epimerase: protein MTATSSSASSSTSQSRRARLAAAAQPVSPGPQTAAFAQGVGAAHAAAVTLSNALLRLDVLPHLGGGIARFDWRGDNGALMPVFRRCEHPETATDPNELACYPLLPYSNRIGDGRFECDGRKVAVPRNRRDEPLPIHGDGWLARWQVDDATGTSLQLSLDRTAGAPYAFRAIQSFELDDATLSIALTIENAGRARLPFGLGVHPFLVRDTATELAAAAGGLWLSGADFLPVRHVSVPPAWQFGVAYPLPAALVNHAFTGWGGHATVSWPRRGLSLTVAADADAYVLYTPPGEDFFCFEPVDHPINAVNLPGGATAHGMTLLAPGERLTRRFAFTVERADARGNAASREARRRRG, encoded by the coding sequence ATGACCGCCACGTCCTCGAGCGCATCGTCGTCCACCAGCCAGTCGCGCCGCGCGCGCCTGGCCGCCGCCGCGCAGCCGGTCAGCCCCGGCCCGCAGACAGCAGCCTTCGCGCAGGGCGTCGGCGCCGCGCATGCGGCGGCCGTCACGCTGTCGAATGCGTTGCTGCGGCTCGACGTGCTGCCGCATCTCGGCGGCGGCATCGCGCGCTTCGACTGGCGTGGCGACAACGGCGCGCTGATGCCGGTGTTCCGCCGCTGCGAGCACCCGGAGACGGCGACGGACCCGAACGAGCTCGCGTGCTATCCGCTGCTGCCTTACTCGAACCGGATCGGCGACGGGCGGTTCGAGTGCGACGGGCGCAAGGTCGCGGTGCCGCGCAATCGCCGCGACGAGCCGCTGCCGATTCACGGCGACGGCTGGCTCGCGCGGTGGCAGGTGGACGATGCGACCGGCACGTCGCTGCAACTGTCGCTCGATCGCACCGCCGGCGCGCCGTATGCGTTCCGCGCGATCCAGTCGTTCGAGCTCGATGACGCGACGCTGTCGATCGCGCTGACGATCGAGAACGCGGGGCGTGCGCGGCTGCCGTTCGGGCTCGGCGTGCATCCGTTCCTCGTGCGCGATACCGCGACCGAACTGGCCGCGGCTGCCGGCGGGCTGTGGCTGTCGGGCGCGGATTTCCTGCCGGTGCGGCACGTGAGCGTGCCGCCGGCCTGGCAGTTCGGCGTCGCGTATCCGCTGCCGGCCGCGCTCGTCAATCATGCGTTCACCGGCTGGGGCGGCCACGCGACGGTGAGCTGGCCGCGCCGCGGGCTGTCGCTGACGGTGGCGGCCGACGCCGACGCGTACGTGCTCTATACGCCGCCCGGCGAGGATTTCTTCTGCTTCGAGCCGGTCGATCATCCGATCAATGCGGTGAACCTGCCGGGCGGCGCGACCGCGCACGGGATGACGCTGCTCGCGCCCGGCGAGCGGCTCACGCGGCGTTTCGCGTTCACCGTCGAGCGCGCCGATGCGCGCGGCAATGCGGCTTCGCGCGAGGCGCGCCGGCGACGCGGGTAA
- the araG gene encoding L-arabinose ABC transporter ATP-binding protein AraG, protein MSAALRFDNIGKVFPGVRALDGISFDVHAGEVHGLMGENGAGKSTLLKILGGEYQPDAGSVLVDGQPVQFASAAASIAAGIAVIHQELQYVPDLTVAENLLLGRLPNAFGWVRKREAKRFVRERLAAMGVDLDPDARLGRLSIAQRQMVEICKALMRNARVIALDEPTSSLSHRETEVLFKLVADLRAQGRALIYISHRMDEIYRLCDACTIFRDGRKIASHESLGDVPRERLVAEMVGREISDIYHYAPRALGDVRFAAEGIDGPALREPASFSVRAGEIVGFFGLVGAGRSELMRLVYGADHRRAGVLTLDGARIDVKRTGDAIRHGIVLCPEDRKEEGIIAIASVAENINISCRRHSLRAGLFINRKAESETADRFIQRLKIKTPSRRQKIRFLSGGNQQKAILSRWLAEPDLKVVILDEPTRGIDVGAKHEIYDVIYRLAERGCAIVMVSSELPEVLGVSDRIVVMREGRIAGELPREQANEHAVLSLALPQTSAVEAA, encoded by the coding sequence GTGTCAGCGGCACTGCGTTTTGACAATATCGGCAAGGTCTTTCCCGGCGTGCGCGCACTCGACGGCATCTCGTTCGACGTGCATGCGGGCGAGGTGCATGGCCTGATGGGCGAGAACGGCGCGGGCAAGTCGACGCTGCTGAAGATTCTCGGCGGCGAATACCAGCCCGATGCGGGCAGCGTGCTGGTCGACGGCCAGCCCGTGCAGTTCGCGAGTGCGGCCGCGTCGATCGCGGCCGGCATCGCGGTGATTCACCAGGAGCTGCAGTACGTGCCCGACCTGACGGTCGCGGAAAACCTGCTGCTCGGCCGCCTGCCGAATGCGTTCGGCTGGGTGAGGAAGCGCGAGGCGAAGCGCTTCGTGCGCGAGCGGCTCGCCGCGATGGGCGTCGATCTCGATCCCGATGCGCGGCTCGGGCGGCTGTCGATCGCGCAGCGGCAGATGGTCGAGATCTGCAAGGCGCTGATGCGCAATGCGCGCGTGATCGCGCTCGACGAACCGACCAGCTCGCTGTCGCATCGCGAGACCGAAGTGCTGTTCAAGCTCGTCGCCGACCTGCGTGCGCAGGGCCGCGCGCTGATCTACATCTCGCACCGGATGGACGAGATCTACCGGCTGTGCGACGCCTGCACGATCTTCCGCGACGGGCGCAAGATCGCGTCGCACGAATCGCTCGGCGACGTGCCGCGCGAACGGCTCGTCGCCGAGATGGTCGGGCGCGAGATTTCGGATATCTATCATTACGCGCCGCGTGCGCTCGGCGACGTGCGCTTCGCGGCCGAAGGCATCGACGGCCCGGCACTGCGCGAACCCGCGAGCTTCTCGGTGCGCGCGGGCGAGATCGTCGGTTTCTTCGGGCTCGTCGGCGCGGGCCGCAGCGAGCTGATGCGGCTCGTGTACGGCGCGGATCACCGGCGCGCGGGCGTGCTGACGCTCGACGGCGCGCGCATCGACGTGAAGCGCACCGGCGACGCGATCCGCCACGGCATCGTGCTGTGCCCCGAGGACCGCAAGGAAGAGGGGATCATCGCGATCGCGTCGGTCGCGGAGAACATCAACATCAGCTGCCGCCGCCATTCGCTGCGCGCGGGGCTCTTCATCAACCGCAAGGCCGAAAGCGAAACGGCCGACCGCTTCATCCAGCGGCTCAAGATCAAGACGCCGAGCCGGCGCCAGAAGATCCGCTTCCTGTCGGGCGGCAACCAGCAGAAGGCGATCCTGTCGCGCTGGCTCGCGGAGCCCGACCTGAAGGTCGTGATCCTCGACGAGCCGACGCGCGGGATCGACGTCGGCGCGAAGCACGAGATCTACGACGTGATCTACCGGCTCGCGGAACGCGGCTGCGCGATCGTGATGGTGTCGTCGGAGCTGCCGGAAGTGCTCGGCGTGTCCGACCGCATCGTCGTGATGCGCGAGGGCCGGATCGCGGGCGAGCTGCCGCGCGAACAGGCGAACGAGCATGCGGTGCTGAGCCTGGCGCTGCCGCAGACGAGCGCCGTCGAGGCGGCCTGA
- a CDS encoding phosphorylcholine phosphatase translates to MPKLSRRLLSALAASLCMSFAHAADLSHWPADSAKALNAMIAAHAHRGDYAVFDADNTTYRYDLEESLLPYLENRGVLTRDTLDPSLKLIPFKDSADYRESLTSYYYRLCEIDDLVCYPWIAQAFAGLSLADLKRHVDAMLADGKPIPIRYWQGDKVVDGTVNPPRFFRGMQELYNALRENGIEVYVMTAAHEELARLVLSDPKYGYNVKPQNVIGVTTLLRNPATGALTTSRLQIKAGKYDEAANRSLVITPFLMNPMTWYEGKLGSIVGWIDQWKKPVLVAGDTPTSDGYMLLNATDVARGGVRVWVNKKDKQMAQIRAWSDESAARQKSLGLPVTADKNWIVVKPDAIQ, encoded by the coding sequence ATGCCCAAGCTGTCCCGACGTCTTCTGAGCGCGCTTGCCGCGTCGTTGTGCATGAGCTTCGCCCATGCGGCGGATCTCTCGCACTGGCCGGCCGACAGCGCGAAGGCGCTGAACGCGATGATCGCCGCGCACGCGCACCGCGGCGACTACGCGGTGTTCGACGCCGACAACACGACCTACCGCTACGACCTCGAGGAGTCGCTGCTGCCGTACCTCGAGAACCGCGGCGTGCTGACGCGCGACACGCTCGACCCGTCGCTGAAGCTGATCCCGTTCAAGGATTCCGCCGACTACCGGGAATCGCTGACGAGCTATTACTACCGGCTGTGCGAGATCGACGACCTGGTCTGCTACCCGTGGATCGCGCAGGCGTTCGCCGGGCTGTCGCTGGCCGACCTGAAGCGCCACGTCGACGCGATGCTCGCCGACGGCAAGCCGATCCCGATCCGCTACTGGCAGGGCGACAAGGTGGTCGACGGCACGGTGAACCCGCCGCGTTTCTTCCGCGGGATGCAGGAGCTGTACAACGCGCTGCGCGAGAACGGGATCGAGGTCTACGTGATGACGGCCGCCCATGAGGAGCTCGCGCGGCTCGTGCTGTCCGACCCGAAGTACGGCTACAACGTGAAGCCGCAGAACGTGATCGGCGTGACGACGCTGCTGCGCAACCCGGCGACCGGCGCGCTGACCACCTCGCGGCTGCAGATCAAGGCCGGCAAGTACGACGAGGCCGCGAACCGCAGCCTGGTGATCACGCCGTTCCTGATGAACCCGATGACGTGGTACGAAGGCAAGCTCGGCTCGATCGTCGGCTGGATCGACCAGTGGAAGAAGCCGGTGCTCGTCGCGGGCGACACGCCGACGTCCGACGGCTACATGCTGCTGAACGCGACCGACGTCGCGCGCGGCGGCGTGCGCGTGTGGGTGAACAAGAAGGACAAGCAGATGGCGCAGATCCGCGCGTGGTCGGATGAATCGGCCGCGCGGCAGAAGTCGCTCGGCCTGCCGGTGACGGCGGACAAGAACTGGATCGTCGTGAAGCCCGACGCGATCCAGTAA
- a CDS encoding CinA family protein, translated as MPTDSVVHQLAIRAGNKLRDEHLTLATAESCTGGMIAAAITDISGSSQWFERGFVTYSNQAKIEMIGVPPDLIDKHGAVSEPVARAMAEGALRNSRAQVALSVTGIAGPAGGSEKKPVGTVSFGWSNRLHTDVETLVFKGDREQIRTQAAAHALRGLLKLLDEREG; from the coding sequence ATGCCAACCGATTCCGTCGTCCATCAGCTTGCGATCCGCGCAGGCAACAAGCTGCGTGACGAGCACCTGACGCTCGCCACCGCCGAATCCTGCACCGGCGGCATGATCGCCGCGGCGATCACCGATATCTCCGGCAGCAGCCAGTGGTTCGAGCGCGGCTTCGTCACGTACTCGAACCAGGCCAAGATCGAGATGATCGGCGTGCCGCCCGACCTGATCGACAAGCACGGCGCCGTCAGCGAGCCCGTCGCGCGCGCGATGGCCGAAGGCGCGCTGCGCAACAGCCGCGCGCAGGTCGCGCTGTCCGTCACCGGCATCGCGGGCCCCGCCGGCGGCAGCGAGAAGAAGCCGGTCGGCACCGTGTCGTTCGGCTGGAGCAACCGGCTGCATACCGACGTCGAGACGCTCGTGTTCAAGGGCGACCGCGAACAGATCCGCACGCAGGCGGCCGCGCATGCGCTGCGCGGGCTGCTGAAGCTGCTCGACGAGCGCGAGGGCTGA
- the araH gene encoding L-arabinose ABC transporter permease AraH, translated as MQVNENLGSAAVKPSADALVPQQSDRQKWWQHLTEYSLIAIFAVMFITMSLTVDHFFSIDNMLGLALSISQIGMVACTMMFCLASRDFDLSIGSTVAFSGVLCAMVLNATDNTFVAIIAAVAAGAAIGFVNGAVIAYLRINALITTLATMEIVRGLGFIVSKGQAVGVSSDTFIALGGLSLFGVSLPIWVTLLCFIAFGVLLNQTVYGRNTLAIGGNPEASRLAGINVERTRVYIFLIQGAVTALAGVILASRITSGQPNAAQGFELNVISACVLGGVSLMGGRATISGVVIGVLIMGTVENVMNLLNIDAFYQYLVRGAILLAAVLLDQLKNRGVRD; from the coding sequence ATGCAAGTCAACGAAAACCTTGGCAGCGCCGCCGTGAAGCCGTCGGCCGACGCGCTGGTGCCGCAGCAGAGCGACCGCCAGAAGTGGTGGCAGCATCTGACCGAATACAGCCTGATCGCGATTTTCGCGGTGATGTTCATCACGATGTCGCTGACCGTCGATCACTTCTTCTCGATCGACAACATGCTCGGCCTCGCGCTGTCGATCTCGCAGATCGGCATGGTCGCGTGCACGATGATGTTCTGCCTCGCGTCGCGCGACTTCGACCTGTCGATCGGCTCGACCGTCGCGTTCTCCGGCGTGCTGTGCGCGATGGTGCTGAACGCGACCGACAACACGTTCGTCGCGATCATCGCGGCGGTCGCGGCCGGCGCCGCGATCGGCTTCGTGAACGGCGCGGTGATCGCGTACCTGCGCATCAACGCGTTGATCACGACGCTCGCGACGATGGAGATCGTGCGCGGGCTCGGCTTCATCGTGTCGAAGGGGCAGGCGGTCGGTGTGTCGTCGGATACGTTCATCGCGCTCGGCGGGCTGTCGCTCTTCGGCGTGTCGCTGCCGATCTGGGTCACGCTGCTGTGCTTCATCGCGTTCGGCGTGCTGCTGAACCAGACGGTCTACGGCCGCAACACGCTCGCGATCGGCGGCAACCCGGAAGCCTCGCGGCTCGCGGGGATCAACGTCGAACGCACGCGCGTGTACATCTTCCTGATCCAGGGTGCGGTGACGGCGCTCGCGGGCGTGATCCTCGCATCGCGCATCACGTCGGGCCAGCCGAACGCCGCGCAGGGTTTCGAGCTGAACGTGATCTCCGCGTGCGTGCTCGGCGGCGTGTCGCTGATGGGCGGCCGCGCGACGATCTCGGGCGTCGTGATCGGCGTGCTGATCATGGGCACCGTCGAGAACGTGATGAACCTGCTGAACATCGATGCGTTCTACCAGTACCTCGTGCGCGGCGCGATCCTGCTCGCGGCCGTGCTGCTCGACCAGTTGAAGAACCGCGGCGTCCGCGACTGA